The following are encoded together in the Chlorocebus sabaeus isolate Y175 chromosome 20, mChlSab1.0.hap1, whole genome shotgun sequence genome:
- the UROD gene encoding uroporphyrinogen decarboxylase isoform X1 has product MEENGLGPQGFPELKNDTFLRAAWGEETDYTPVWCMRQAGRYLPEFRETRAAQDFFSTCRSPEACCELTLQPLRRFPLDAAIIFSDILVVPQALGMEVTMVPGKGPSFPEPLREEQDLERLRDPAVVASELGYVFQAITLTRQRLAGRVPLIGFAGAPWTLMTYMVEGGGSSTMAQAKRWLYQRPQASHQLLRILTDALVPYLVGQVAAGAQALQLFESHAGHLGPQLFNKFALPYIRDVAKRVKARLREAGLAPVPMIIFAKDGHFALEELSQAGYEVVGLDWTVAPKKARECVGKTVTLQGNLDPCALYASEEEIGQLVKQMLDDFGPQRYIANLGHGLYPDMDPEHVGAFVDAVHKHSRLLRQN; this is encoded by the exons CCAGGCAGGCCGTTACTTACCAG AGTTTAGGGAAACCCGGGCTGCCCAGGACTTTTTCAGCACGTGTCGCTCTCCTGAGGCCTGCTGTGAACTGACTCTGCAG CCACTGCGTCGCTTCCCTCTGGATGCTGCCATCATTTTCTCCGACATCCTTGTTGTACCCCAG GCACTGGGCATGGAGGTGACCATGGTACCTGGCAAAGGACCCAGCTTCCCAGAGCCACTAAGAGAAGAGCAGGACCTAGAACGCCTACGGGATCCAGCAGTGGTAGCCTCTGAGCTAGGCTATGTGTTCCAAGCCATCACCCTTACCCGACAACGACTGGCTGGACGTGTGCCGCTGATTGGCTTTGCTGGTGCCCCA TGGACCCTGATGACATACATGGTTGAGGGTGGTGGCTCAAGCACCATGGCTCAGGCCAAGCGCTGGCTCTATCAGAGACCTCAGGCTAGTCACCAGCTGCTTCGCATCCTCACTGATGCTCTGGTCCCATATCTGGTAGGACAAGTGGCGGCTGGTGCCCAG GCATTGCAGCTGTTTGAGTCCCATGCAGGGCATCTTGGCCCACAGCTCTTCAACAAGTTTGCACTGCCCTACATCCGTGATGTGGCCAAGCGAGTGAAGGCCAGGTTGCGGGAGGCAGGCCTGGCGCCAGTGCCCATG ATCATCTTTGCTAAGGATGGGCATTTTGCCCTGGAGGAGCTGTCCCAAGCTGGCTATGAGGTGGTTGGGCTTGACTGGACAGTGGCCCCAAAGAAAGCCCG GGAGTGTGTGGGGAAGACGGTGACATTGCAGGGCAACCTGGACCCCTGTGCCCTGTATGCATCTGAG GAGGAGATTGGGCAGCTGGTGAAGCAGATGCTGGATGACTTTGGGCCACAGCGCTACATTGCCAACCTGGGCCATGGGCTTTATCCTGACATGGACCCAGAACATGTGGGTGCCTTTGTGGATGCTGTGCATAAACACTCACGTCTGCTTCGACAGAACTGA